A segment of the Fusarium musae strain F31 chromosome 2, whole genome shotgun sequence genome:
CGTGAGGCTCTATCACTTTATACCGACCAGGCTGCTCTTCCTTCACTCGTTCACTGCACTCAAGGCAAGGACCGTACAGGTAATAAAGCCCCATGCTTCAAAAAGTGATAAAACTGACTCTTGAACAGGTCTTATTTGCGCGCTTGTGCTTATGATTCTTGATGTTCCTATCTCGGCCATTGAGTATGACTATGCTCTCAGTGATGAGGCGCTCATTTCTGAACGTGAACAGCGCCTCATTGAGATTCGTGAAATCGGATTGACAGACGAGTGGCTTCACTGTGCGAATGATATGATTGTTGGCATTCAAAAACACCTCAACGACAAATATGGTGGACTGAATGCCTACCTAGACGGCATAGGTTTTGGTGCAGATGAAAGAGCAAAGATACGTGATCTTTTGCTCTATTAGATTACCGGCGCCGTTGCTAAGGGAGCCTCATCGCATCACACATACAAGGACAGATTCATGTGTTCATCTTGAGATGTTATAGTCTATTTCTTTCTAAAGCGACCTTGTAGCCAGCACCTATACATCTTAAGCTTGGAGGCTCTGTTGACAAGCAATCGTcgatcaacaccaagcttctccaCCTCGAAGAGGGGTATCTCtgtcttgatctcctctGTATCTGGGTTTTGAGGAGCATCTGTGCCATTCTCGGCCTCAGCCGTCGAATCGGTAGTGGCAGGTTCTAGGGTAGCCTTGACATCCTCGCCGGCAATCTTGCCAGTCCAGATATCGGCGAGCTGATCCCTGTCAAAGAAATACACACGTGTGCCGTCGCCTCGGATGTAAAAGTTTTCGTCCAGGTATCGACCCTTGCGGAACCGGACCTGGGCCAgatctcctcttccataGTCTCGGAAGCAGACCAGACCTCCCGGCTTGAGTACTCGGTGGACGTTGTGAACAGCCTTGGCCCATTGATCAGGCGACAAAGCAGAGAAGATGAAAATCAACACGGCGACATCTACGGAGCCTTCCTCGAGTCCAGGCGGCAAGTCATCACTGGTGACGTCCCATACGTCAGCCTGGATAAACTCAGGATTGTACGCTTCATTCTTGCGAATGACCTCTACGGCTGTCTTTGAGTAGTCGCAGGCATGGATCTTCAGTTGTGGGTTCTTATTCTCGGCCAAGACAGGGAAGGCCGTATTACCGGCTCCAGCACCAATCTCCAGTATGACCCTGGGACCGGCGTCTTCCTTGGTTACCTCGGCCAGGACAGGGAATTCCTGTTGGAGCCATTTGCGATTTTTGAAAAAGTTGGCAGCATTGTTCTTGTAAAACAAATTCCACCATCTAGCAGGATCCTGACTGAACTTTCCTGAGTTGTCATGTTAGCAACTCTTCCATGTTTGAGATTGCGAGAAGAAATGTGAGGATATGGTGTAAATCAGATGGGAGCGAAAGAATAAGAAGGTATAGTTTGTCTTCAGTAGATTCAGATGAACTATGCATTGGTTGTGTATCATCAGGACACCAGTAGGGAAAAGCACGCCGTGCAAGGTTTTGGTTTGGGTGGTTGACTTACTCTTTTCAAAGTCCGAGACAGGATGTTGACGCTGCTTCGCGTACTGCTCCTCAGCATACTCCTTGTACGCATCGTCAGTCTCAACGTGGTCCCAGGCATTGAACTCGAAGACATCATCTCCTTCGTTCAAGTACCTGCTACCGAACTGGAAGGGATCACTCCGCTTCAAGTTGTTGGTAGGGTCATGCGACCGATGAGGCGGcacctcagcagcctcagtcTCGGGCACGGCAGCTTCGGTGACGGCCTCGGTGACCGGATCCTTGACGTCCAACGCGGCCATGTCCTGGACAGGAATCGACTCGAGTGTCGGACTCGCGATGGCCTCGCCACTTGGCGCTGAAGACGCCATCTTGGACTCGTGATGTCCTTGAAGCATGCACTCGCAGGCGCAAGTAGTTGACACTGCGGAAGTAAGGAAGAAGGATGCTCGAGGTTCAAGAAAAATTTCTGTGGAGAGATGGATTTTGTCTTTGATATTTCAGTGTGGGGAAGTGTTTTGTCCAATTAGAAATGTCCAACAATTTGTCGCGGACTATAAAATAATCCGTGGTACATGAGCTTCCCGGGAGTAGCCAATCATATGCGTGCTTTGGTCGATGGTGCACGTAGCATCAAGCCTCCTGTGTTCAATTGACCTGTATCATTGTGAGGTAGACGATAAACGCCATCCTACGTCCCCCGCCGAATCTGTCACAATAAGACCTTTTATCTACCGAAAACTTCGTACTCACACCAAAGCGACCGTCACAAAACCATTGCAACGATATGGTCCCCTCTCTCACCAGGCCACAAGGCCAGCTATCACCTGCTGAAGCTCTCCACCTTGCGCAACAAGCTCCTAGCATCTTGAAGGGCAACCCCAAGGCCTTCTCggcttctcctcttgtaTCACTCTTTTCGGCAGCCGAAACCCCTGAGCTATGGACGATCTATGAaaacctcatcatcacatgCCTTCGAACAGGCGACGACGATTCGGCGCATCTGTGCTTGGAGAGGTTGCTGTTGCGTTTTGGCGATGAGAACGAACGCGTCATGGCACTCAAGGGATTGATCAAGGAAGCGGAGGCGACGA
Coding sequences within it:
- a CDS encoding hypothetical protein (EggNog:ENOG41~BUSCO:EOG09263IT0), with translation MASSAPSGEAIASPTLESIPVQDMAALDVKDPVTEAVTEAAVPETEAAEVPPHRSHDPTNNLKRSDPFQFGSRYLNEGDDVFEFNAWDHVETDDAYKEYAEEQYAKQRQHPVSDFEKRKFSQDPARWWNLFYKNNAANFFKNRKWLQQEFPVLAEVTKEDAGPRVILEIGAGAGNTAFPVLAENKNPQLKIHACDYSKTAVEVIRKNEAYNPEFIQADVWDVTSDDLPPGLEEGSVDVAVLIFIFSALSPDQWAKAVHNVHRVLKPGGLVCFRDYGRGDLAQVRFRKGRYLDENFYIRGDGTRVYFFDRDQLADIWTGKIAGEDVKATLEPATTDSTAEAENGTDAPQNPDTEEIKTEIPLFEVEKLGVDRRLLVNRASKLKMYRCWLQGRFRKK